From Cydia strobilella chromosome 7, ilCydStro3.1, whole genome shotgun sequence, one genomic window encodes:
- the LOC134742956 gene encoding uncharacterized protein LOC134742956 — MKVFLKSVKILLLMITCGLLGSAYSVSLFGVDLTAPVKIVKTGIGQITKPLHPPSTLQPTLQSSTTNKLTRENNSTRKPIKDDHSPSDTQKVPRPVESSQNNGSKLEFVVDTLGWSETGVDYTTETDTETTTDINSIGGPPPAVLASLLGSG, encoded by the exons atgaaagtttttttaaaaagtGTCAAG aTCCTACTTCTAATGATAACGTGCGGTTTGCTCGGCTCCGCATACAGTGTTTCTCTTTTTGGTGTCGATTTAACAGCACCAGTAAAAATTGTGAAAACTGGAATCGGACAAAT aacGAAACCACTACATCCACCTTCAACACTACAACCTACACTACAATCTTCAACGACTAATAAGTTAACTCGGGAAAACAACTCTACCCGCAAGCCAATCAAAGATGACCATAGTCCTAGTGACACTCAGAAAGTTCCCAGACCCGTAGAATCTAGTCAGAACAATGGGTCAAAACTGGAGTTCGTTGTTGACACACTTGGTTGGTCGGAAACTGGCGTTGATTACACTACTGAGACAGATACTGAG aCAACAACTGATATAAACAGCATCGGAGGTCCCCCGCCTGCGGTCCTAGCCTCGCTTCTTGGCAGTGGTTGA
- the LOC134742713 gene encoding endocuticle structural protein SgAbd-6-like: MKLFVVFALVAVAGAAAQQRDPRQNIVRSVINLLRFSSDNDGLGNYAFSYEQDNGQKQQEQGTLKNVGTDNEALSVKGQYAWVGPDGVTYNVNYVADENGYQPTIEQGPGGAVPPGVVASLLG, encoded by the exons ATGAAACTG TTCGTTGTCTTCGCTCTGGTAGCCGTGGCGGGCGCAGCGGCGCAGCAAAGGGACCCACGACAAAACATTGTTCGATCTGTTATCAACCTTTTGCGGTTTTCTTCGGATAACGATGGACTCGGAAACTATGCCTTCTC ATATGAGCAAGACAACGGACAGAAACAGCAAGAGCAGGGTACATTGAAGAACGTTGGAACAGACAACGAGGCGCTCTCCGTAAAGGGCCAATACGCGTGGGTGGGTCCCGATGGCGTGACCTACAACGTCAACTACGTCGCTGACGAGAACGGTTACCAGCCCACCATCGAGCAGGGTCCCGGAGGTGCCGTGCCCCCCGGTGTTGTCGCGTCGCTGCTGGGTTAA
- the LOC134742714 gene encoding cuticle protein CP14.6-like encodes MKLLALCCLVATAFAAPGAPRFNPADVQVLRYDNDVSPDGFRYAVEQSDGYRNETQGTLAKAGEEVALPVKGMFSFVINGITYNVNYTATENGYQSTIEQGPGGGVPPGVVASLLG; translated from the exons ATGAAACTG TTAGCCCTCTGCTGTTTGGTGGCAACGGCCTTCGCCGCACCCGGCGCTCCAAGATTCAACCCCGCAGACGTGCAGGTCTTGCGATACGACAATGATGTCAGTCCGGATGGCTTTAGATACGC GGTCGAGCAATCCGACGGCTACAGGAACGAGACCCAAGGAACGCTCGCCAAAGCCGGCGAGGAAGTGGCGTTGCCCGTCAAGGGGATGTTCTCATTCGTCATCAATGGCATCACCTACAATGTCAACTACACGGCCACCGAGAACGGATACCAGTCCACTATTGAACAAGGCCCTGGAGGCGGCGTCCCTCCGGGAGTCGTTGCTTCTCTGCTTGGCTAA
- the LOC134742961 gene encoding endocuticle structural protein SgAbd-6-like, translating to MKSVVLLALVAACWAAPQQNPQEVQILRQESDNSGLGGYQFVYELSDGSKHEEQGELKNQGTENEAIAVRGQYSWVGPDGVTYVVSYIADENGFQPTIEQGPGGAVPPGVVASLLG from the exons ATGAAATCG GTGGTGTTATTAGCTCTCGTCGCTGCTTGCTGGGCAGCTCCTCAGCAGAACCCCCAGGAAGTGCAGATTCTCCGTCAGGAGTCCGACAACTCTGGGTTGGGTGGATACCAATTCGT ATACGAATTATCTGATGGAAGCAAGCATGAAGAGCAAGGAGAGCTAAAGAACCAAGGCACCGAGAATGAGGCCATCGCAGTCCGTGGGCAGTACTCCTGGGTAGGCCCTGACGGTGTGACATACGTCGTGTCATACATCGCCGACGAAAATGGCTTCCAGCCAACCATCGAGCAAGGGCCCGGCGGAGCAGTCCCCCCAGGCGTTGTCGCCTCCCTTTTGGGCTAA